The stretch of DNA GGGTCTCAGGGTGCTGTCATTGCAGTGTTCCTGATGACCTGCAAGCCACCGCTCTACATGGGCCCTGAATACATCAAGTACTTCAGTGACAAGACCATCGATGTGAGTATCTCCCCAACCCTGCGAGTTTTGGGGGGCTCTGCCCACCGCGCCCCTAAGCCTGTGCCActgtggcaggaggagctggagagggacaagCGGGTGACATGGATTGTTGAGTTCTTTGCCAACTGGTCCAGCGAGTGCCAGTCCTTTGCCCCCATCTTCGCTGACCTCTCTCTCAAGTGAGTGGTACCCACTGGGATCGTGGTGGGTCACGGGGCCTGCGGTCCCCTGCGTCTCTCACAGCCACGTGTCCCCATCCTGCCCAGGTACAACTGCTCAGGACTCCAGTTTGGGAAGGTGGATGTTGGCCGGTACACGGACGTCAGCACCAGGTGTGGGGGACGCAGCCTGGGCGAGCCGGGCCCACTCTGGGGCAGTCCCCGTGACCCTCCAGCCCCCTCAGGCTGCCCGAGGGTCACTGTTGGCTTGTCCTGACCCAGGTACAAGGTCAGCACCTCGCCTCTCACCAAGCAGCTGCCCACCCTCATCCTCTTCCAGGGCGGGACGGAGATCATGCGGCGACCGCAGATCGACAAGAAGGGCCGGGCTGTGTCCTGGACCTTCTCTGAGGTGGGTGGGACCttcctgcccagcctgtgcctggGATGAACGGGGAACACGAGGTCCAAGTGCTATGCTGCCTCTTGGCCCCACAGGAGAACGTGATCAGAGAGTTCAACCTCAACGAGCTGTACCAGAAGGCCAAGAAGCAGGCGAAGCCGCGGGAGGAGGGGCCCGAGGAGCCCCCAGCCGTGCCAGCGGCCGTGCCGCAGCAGGAGACCAAGAAGGACAAGTAGAAGCTGCCCTGTACTGTCGCCCATCACCATGTCACCATCACCGTGGTGGCACCGGCCCCGCGGGcccgcccggccctgcccggaGCTGCTCCCCGTGGGGGCTGGTCCCGGCTGAGCCCCGGGAAAGCAGCGGTGCCCCCGGCCCCGTGCGGGCAGGGCGGTAGGAGGGGCCCCGCCTCGGTTAACGCTCGCTCTCATCCATCGCTGACAATAAACGGTCCGTGTGCCGTGTCCGTGCCGTGTCCGTGCCGTGTCCGTGCCGTGTCCGTGTCCCCGGTCCGTGAGCGGGGCGGGGCTTACCGGCGGGGGCGGGGCTTCTGCGGCGCCCCCGCGCTCTGATTGGCTGAGGCGGAGCGGGCGGAAGCGGCGCCCACCGGGGGCTCCGGTGCCCTTCTCGGCCCCGCCCCTTCcggccccccccccccggcgGCGCGCGCTCCCGGCACGTGGCCAGCGGCAGGTAGGAGGCGGCGCGGCCGCTCCAGGCCCCGGGCCTGTCCCCTCCCTTCCCCGGGGCCCCGTTTCCCTACTCTCCCCAGCCACACACCGCGGCGGGATCCCCGGGCAGCCGCTTCCCGCCCTCTTCCGCAGGATCCCAGCGGGGACCCTCGTTTCCCGCAATGGCGCACCGCCGGGGGCCGGCCCTTCCTGGCCCCCTCCCGCAGCAGTGTCCCCGTAGGGACCCACCTTTCACTTCCCTGACGGCGGGATAGCTgagatcccttcccaccccacagcGCCATCCCTGGGACCCCCATCCTGCTCCGGCGTCGGCCGCACCGCCTCGGCTCTCCCAGGATGGCTCCCCGCGGGAGGAAGCGCGGAGCCCAGCAGCCGGCGGCGGCCGAGACACCGGGGCCAGCGGAAGCCCCGCAGAAGCGGGCGCGGGCCCAGGCCCAGGGCGAGGGCAGCCCCGGGGACATCGGCCCCCGCGTTGTCATCGAGCACTGGTGAGCAGCCGAGGTGCCGGGGGTGGTGGGACGCCTTCGGGTGCCCCGCAGGTCGCTGACGGCCGTGCCCCCACAGCAAGAGCTGACGCGTGTTCGGGCGGAACGCGGCGGCGGTGAGCGAGGCCCTGCGCGGGGCCATGGCCAGCCTCCCCGTGGACATCAACCCCCGGCCGCCGCGCAGGAACAGCTTCGAGGTGTCCCTGGTGAAGGAGGACGGCAGCAGTAAGTGCCGGGctggggggcggcgggggctcCCGGCACCCCTGATCCAACAATCCCCTTTGTCCCCCCAGCCGTGGAGCTGTGGAGCGGTATCGGGAAGGGGCCCCCCGCAAGCTGAAGTTCCCCCAGCCGGAGACCGTAGTGGAAGCCCTGAAGAGCAGCTTGGCATAGAGACATTGGCCAGGTGAGCGGGCATGGGACCGGGATGGGACGGGACAGGGACGGGACCAAGAGGGACCAACTGCCCCTCTCTCCACAGCCGAGCCAGGACCGGCGCAGGCGGCACGAGCGTCCATGAAGAGGCGAGACCAAGTGGGGGGCACCTGCCAGCCCCAGTCCCGTCCctgatgctgcagctctgccgCTGCCAGACTCCTGGCTCCCTCCACACCCCGCTGTCCCCCCAACCTCCAATAAAGTTTAGTactccccagcacagctccagccctttATTCCAAGGACACACAGCCCAAGGGGTGCAGGCAGTGATGggggagaggcagagccagccccCCCGCTTAGGTGAGGACATCCACCTCCTCTTCTGACTCAGACGAGGGACAGGGCCAGAGGCAGACTGTGCCAGGGGGCAGGAACAGCTCCCCTGTCCCCACAtccacctcttcctcctcagtgCCACTTCCAGGGGCCCCCAGGGGCACCGcctgctggcagccctgctgggacacaggggAGTCCCCACGCTTCTGCATCCCGTTTGCACTGGGGGGCTGCCAGGGTGGGGAGCGCTCActcacctgctccagtgcatcCACACCCTGGGGAGGCTGTGCTTCTGTCACCCCCACATCACCcgctggcactgctggaggcACAGGGCGGGGCTGCGCCTCCCGCACCACCTCCCAGCACCCCCGGCTCTCCACCTTCCGCAGCCTCATCCGCCTGATGGGGCTGGGCTGCGTGCGCCCCAGAGAGCGTGGCTGCCCCTGGGGGGACAGCCCAGAGCAGGCGCTGCCAGGCTCAGCTGTGGCACGTGCCACCACGGCGGGGGCTTCCTGGCTGGACTGCAGGCAGGAGCGGTCGAGCTGCCGCTGGGGTCCCAGTCTCACCAGGCGCCCGCCCCAGAGCTGCAGCGACTCGAGCTCGGTGATGCGGAGGCGGCGGGCGGCTGCCAGCACCTCGTGCACCTCCTCCTGCGTGACCTCCAGCTCGGCGGTGTAGAAGAAGCGCACCAGCTTGCGCAGCACCCCGATCTTCAGCCCcgccagctccagcaccaccCTGCAACCCTTGGGGGGCAGCTCCCGGCCCAGCTGCTCCATGAAGAAGGGGCTGCAGACAGAGAGAACGCTGCAGTGGGCCACCACTGCCTCGCCTGCAAAGCAACAGTGGCCGTCACTGTCCTGCAGCCCGTCCTGCTCGCCCCAGACCTTCCTAGGGGGTTGCAGAGACACTGCCCGCAGCTCCCCAGGCACACTggcccctccctgggcagtgctgcccgCTCACCTTCAGCCCACAGGACCACATCGCAGAAGACGTCGgctcgctgctgctgctggtggaggtgCTGGAAGGCCGTGCGCAGCAGGCGGGTGCTGCGGTACAGCAGCTGCGGGGTGGCTGCGGAAGAACCCATGGGcgccctgcagggacacacagcGCCGTGCTGGCGACTCGGGGACCAGCGCCTGCCCGCCCGCCCTCTTCGGGCTGTCCCAAACGGTTCGGCGCTGGGATGTGGCGGGGCGCACGCGGGCCTGCGGAGCCCCGTGTGCCCGTGCCCGGCCGGCAGCGCCGCGGGACAGTCCGCACCGCCCGGTCacccgccccggccccgccgcaccGGCCCCGCGCGCCCGCCAGGGGGCGCCACAGCGGGCGCTGTGAGGCCGCCGCGGCCCGAGGCgcccccggcgcggccccgccgcccgggccgggcccgccgcgTACCTGCCGAGGGGGGCGCGGGCCGCCGCCGAAGCGCCCCGGGGGCGCGTCCCGAGCCCGCGGCGAGAACGCGGGGTGCGGTGGCCGGGATCGGGGCCCTGCCCGCCCTCGCCTCGCGCCCGCGGCCTCACGTGGCGCGGCCCGGCCGCCAATCGCAGCCGGCAGCCAAtggcggcgcggcggggccgggagcggcaccgggagcggcgCTCGGCGCAGGGCCGCCTGCTGCGGCCGGCCCCTTCCCGCAGCCCTCCTCCCGCCGCCgtgcccctgctctgcccagcctcGTGTTTTGCCGTGTGATGGCAAAGGGCAGCCCGGGGTGCGGCCACCGCTCATccctccctcagcctcctcGGGCCGCGGACACGACAGCCGCGCCAGGGCTGCTCGTGGTCACTGCAGTGGTGGCACTGAAGAGCACGAGGTCGATAATGGGGAAGGTATTGtctgtggagcagctctgcgTTCAGGAGCTCAGAGTCCCGCGCTGTGCCTTGGTTTGGATTTTCAGACTCCACAGCGTGAGAAACGGTGTTTTCATGCCCCAAGCTTCTCTGAAGGGGAGGATTGATGGTACTTCTGAAGCCGTCCTTCAAGCAAGTGATGCTGCCCACTtagttttaaagtattttgtcGTTCTATAAAGCACCCATTGTAGACACATCTGCGTCAGTCACTCCACATACACGAACAAAGATTATAATCCATCCCCATTGCCTGGAGACAGTGGCTGTTCCTACAAACAACCCAAGTGGGTGGAAGTTTCAGGAACTGCAGAAGGACAGGAGCCTGGATGTCGCCATAGAGTTTAAATCTACAGAGTCTTCAAATGTGGTCTTGCAGAGAGATTTTCATCTGGTTGGACATGTGAGGgtggtttttcttctctgtttttgcTGTGTGCAAAATGGACACAAACCAAGGGAGAAAGCGGCTGGTGCCAAGCCTGGGCCAGCGGCCTTTGAGGTCACTGGCAGCCTGTCACTGCCCCCGGGTGGCTTGGAGCCCGGCCCGGAATACCGAGGGATGCAGCAAAACAAGTAATTTCATATCAAAGTGCTATCATATGCTCacaaaaatagaaggaaaatagaGATGTTTCCTCCCCCACCCCTTGCAATCCTTTGGAATTACAATGATCGGAGCCGTCGCCTGGAAAGCCTGACCTCACCGGGAGCGCGTGGATCCAGATGCCATGGAGTGCCCTGTGACAGTGAGTGGGACCAAGGTGGGACAGGAGGGCAGCCACACTCTGGCAAGCAGGGCAAAGCCCCCAGCCCACTGCACCCCAACAGCTGCAGCGCTGCTCCCCCCCCACCAGCGGCCTTGTCTGCCCTTACAATTCACTGATACTTGAACTGGCAACCCCAGCAACCACTCCCATTGTAGGTACACAAAAGAGGCCTTTTATGAGTGCCATTTTTACTAGTATCCAAAGCCAAATAACCTAGAGCAGAAAAATCACCAGCAGCCCTTTGTCCCATTAACCCCTCTCTCTAAACTCCATTTCTGCTGCCAGATTTTCCTGGGTAAAAGTATGCGGTTGCAGTTTTCACTGCAAAACGTGTCAGACCCTGAATCTTTCTGTCCACCTTCAGgtgctcctgtgctgcagacgtgcagcacagccagtgtCCTTGGCCCTTGTCGGgtggctgggcacagccctgggtgACTCAGAGGGCTGGGAATGTCCAGCAGGGCTTATCTCCTGGTGGGATTCACTGCAGAGGGGAAGGCAATGCCTAAACTCTGCTGGCTGTCCAGGCTCCCTCTGCTATTGATAGGAAGAGAGGCCTCCTCACAGGACAAGTTCCATCTTTCCAGTGTCTCCCAAGCCCTCAAATCAGCAGATTCTGAGCCAGCTTCTTCtgtaagagaaaggaaattcctGCCTCAGGTCTCATAGCCAGGATCATTTTCAGCAATATCCCCTTTGCCTGTGTTGCAGGGCAGGACTTGCCTCTGAGTCCCTGCTCTCCAGAGGGACCTTGTACCCTGCCACAGTGGCAAaagggatggatggaggcaGGATCTGAGGCTgcaaaaggagagaggaaggagaaactgTAAGTGGCAATAAATCCTcgtgggctgggagggaaggagattTCTGTGCACGTTTGAGCAAAAGATGTAGCAGGAATTTGACAGTCCAAGGGCACGATGGGATGCAGCCAGGCTGAAAGCAGGATGGTCTGTGGGCATGGGAGAGCCCAGGCACGGTGGGAGGCTGGTGGGAAGCAGGGACGACACCGAGTGCATGGAGCTGCACTGGGAAAGGTGTCAGGGTGGGCTCTGGGCTTGCTTTATGGCCTGGCATCTCCCAGTTGGAGCTAGAAagctctgccaggctctgcttcccttctcctccccctgcgGTGCTGGCGGATGAGTCGCTtcacccccccaccccctcccgGTGCCGCACTTCCCCTCGTGCGGGGAGGGACGACAACCTGTCGGGATTCCCATAGGAAAGGGGCTGCGGAAGGGCCTCGTTATCCTGACCTGGAACAATGCAGGCCATCCCCCTGAGCCGCCTGCGTGGACCCGGAGACGGCAgcctccccttcctcctgccctcgGCCGCCGAGAGCACGGGCCTGCCTTGTAAACAAATTGTCTTGCTCTGTTCCGGTGGCAGCTGCACTTCTGGGCGTCTCATCTGGAAAAGGCATCAGCTGTAGGATGAAAGGGGATGTGCAAGATGTTATTACAAGCAATTACTGTAAAAGAGGGGAGACTTTCCCAGGCTAGTAACTCatctctcctcttcccaggaCGCAGTGGGACGGACTTCTCTGCCCCAGGAGTTACAGTCAAACGAGAGCGTGATCTGCTGCAGGGTGAGCCGAAGCTGGAGGATCAGGGTCCAGCCTGCCTTCCAAAGTAAGCACGCGCTGTCGGGTGTTCCAGCTgccggggcagggctggggcagggccagTGCCTGGATAAACCCTGTCCAGCTCCATCCTGGGGACAGGAGGCACTCGCCCGGCATCAGAGCCGTGTTTGCTAGAGCACCTTTAGTCTCTGAAGAGGGCAGAGGAAGGGTGTGACTGTGCCGGGACCGCGCATGGACCCCCGAGACCCTGCTGCCCAAACTCTGCTtgggcagaggaaggaaggacagacGTGTCATTGGTGCTGGGATGGAGGAGCAAGGTgtttctgatgccttttccctGAGGGAGAGCTGTCCCTTGGGAGGTGTGTCAGGTAGGTGAGGACCCTTCTTCCCAGAAGGGATTTTTAGAgcacctcttctccctccttgtCCCTGAGATTCAGGGGATGCACCCACCTTCCTCCCTGTGTGGGCCAAGAGGAAGGGGAGGGCAGATGGGAATTATTTCTGATCTGGGAGCAGTTCTCACTCGATGCACAAGGCTGAGAGGGGACCCAGCTTGCTTGTTTTGGGTGACAACAAGGATGAAGGGAGGCAGAGAGAAGGTCTCACTCCCCTGCTGTGGGATGGAGAGAAcctctcctccctgggaggggCGGACCagctctccctctgctgctggccGGTTGGATGCTCTACTTTACAAATCAAACAtcagggagggtttgggggtcCCACGCCCCGATCAGCTCCCTAGATGTGCCCTTTGTACGCATCAAATCCCATTTTGCCTCGTTACACCTTTCTGCACCACCTTTAGCAACCCCCACCCGGCTGGGGAGGCTCGGGATCACATCCTTCACACCTCCATCCTCAGGCTGTTATCGAAtcctccctgcctcccagcTCATATTTACCCCAAGAATCACCTATCCCACCCAAACCCGTCCTCAGCTCTTTTCCTCTATCATTATCTCACTAAGAGTTTTGCAGTCAGGAGCAGGCAGGGTTCTCCCCGGTGCCTGACCAGGCACGAGGCAGAAAACTGTCACCTTCGGGGGACCTGGACTTCTCCCAGGGGAGCAGCCCGGAACGCGCGATGGGGCTGGCCCGGCATCACTTCCTTgcctcccagggaaggggaacCCCTCCACCACTGAGGATGAGCTGTGGCTGGGGTCCCGCCAGCACCTCTTCCCTCGAGCCAGAGAAGACCGGGTGACCTCCCAGGGACGTACTGCAGCCCGTCCTGCCATGGAATCTTGCTTCTGGGCAAGTTCCACCCTGGGCAGGGTAACCTGTTCTCCCGCCGCTCCAGAGGGACAGGCCGGAGGAGGCTCTGCTCCGGGGGTGTCGCCGAGAGCCCCTTGCCGGGCCGGGGCAGACCCGGACCTTGAGGAGGAGCTGGTGTGCGCCCGGGGCGGCATGGCCCCGAGGTGGAGCCCGTCTGAGGACAGACCCCAGTTTGGAGAACATGCACCGCTGGGGCAGACCCCACCAGCACGGAGCACGCGGGGCACAGACCCCACCGGGACGGCCGCCCAGGCCCCGCCCCGGTCCCGCCCCGGTCCCGCCCGTCCTCGTCGCGGCCGCTGACGCCGGGGGCGGCCCCtcgcccgccccgccccgcccgccggaCCAACTTCCATTTTAGGTGCGGGAGCGGCGCGGGCGCACGGCGGGACCCGACCGACCCCGCGCTCCGCGCAcaccgccccgcgccgcccggcGGGACCCGGCCTGAcccgcgccgccgccgcacCGGGCGCCCGCCTCGCCTCTCGCCTCGCCGCCGCGGCGGGACCCGCGGAGCGGGCCGGGCGGCCGTGCCGCCGCCGCGGGGCGGGACCGCCCCCcctcgcccgcccgcccgcccgccgaGGAGCCCGGCCACGGTGAGTACCGATTGCGGCGTCCGCGCCGCCGCTCGGGcgagcagagggaaggaagcGGAGCCGGTGCGGGCCGGCGCCTGCCGGGCGCCGCACGcccccgcggcggggcgggccggtCCGGTCCGGTCCTCGCCCGGCGGGGCCGGATCGGAGCTTGGCCGCGCTCTCGTGCCGGGCCCGGTCGGTACCGGGCCCCGGGAGCCCCCTCCTGCCCGGGAGCCGGTGCCAGGCGCGGCCGCGCCCCACGGGACCGGTGGGGCGGCGGAGCCCGGCCCTGGCGGGGGCGCTGGCGGCGCCCGGGAGCCCGCGGGGAGCGACACAAAGGCGGCTGGGCCGGGcggccgccccgctccccgcccggggccgccgccgctcgcCCTGCCCGGAACAAAGGCGGCCCGTGTGCCAGCTTCCCGCGGCCGGCACCGGCgggcccccccgcccccgggcGGGGATCGGGGCTGCGGCCCTCCGCGGGGTCTCGGCCGGGGCACGGCCCGGCTCTCCGGCTCTGCGTCCGGCCGCCCGGTTCGGCTCTGCCCGTCCGCGCAGGGGCTCATCGCCCGGTGTGTCGTTCGCCTGCGCCTTTGTTCTGGCGGGGAAGGGGCCGGTGTGCCCGGGGGGGTCAAGCGTGCGGGTGGGGCTGCGCCTCCTCCTAATGGAACCGCTCTGAGCTTAAAAACAGCCCGACAGGCCCGTCCGCCCGAGCTCACAAGCGACACCGAAACGCTTCCCGGGGAGGCAGGACGGTGCCGGAGCCGGCCTCGGGGGTCTGCTCAGCAGCCGCTTCGTTCTGAGTCTCCCTTGGCCACACTGTCATTTAGCGACAGCCCGGCTGCCTCCCCCCTACCCAGCGCTCTCCATGCCTTCT from Corvus cornix cornix isolate S_Up_H32 chromosome 5, ASM73873v5, whole genome shotgun sequence encodes:
- the SELENOH gene encoding LOW QUALITY PROTEIN: selenoprotein H (The sequence of the model RefSeq protein was modified relative to this genomic sequence to represent the inferred CDS: inserted 1 base in 1 codon) is translated as MAPRGRKRGAQQPAAAETPGPAEAPQKRARAQAQGEGSPGDIGPRVVIEHCKSURVFGRNAAAVSEALRGAMASLPVDINPRPPRRNSFEVSLVKEDGSTVELWSGIGKGPPXKLKFPQPETVVEALKSSLA
- the BTBD18 gene encoding BTB/POZ domain-containing protein 18 isoform X1 gives rise to the protein MGSSAATPQLLYRSTRLLRTAFQHLHQQQQRADVFCDVVLWAEGEAVVAHCSVLSVCSPFFMEQLGRELPPKGCRVVLELAGLKIGVLRKLVRFFYTAELEVTQEEVHEVLAAARRLRITELESLQLWGGRLVRLGPQRQLDRSCLQSSQEAPAVVARATAEPGSACSGLSPQGQPRSLGRTQPSPIRRMRLRKVESRGCWEVVREAQPRPVPPAVPAGDVGVTEAQPPQGVDALEQVSERSPPWQPPSANGMQKRGDSPVSQQGCQQAVPLGAPGSGTEEEEVDVGTGELFLPPGTVCLWPCPSSESEEEVDVLT
- the TMX2 gene encoding thioredoxin-related transmembrane protein 2, which gives rise to MAVVAPLLALLWALPGLCRWLARPYYPLSALLAAAFLLVRKVPPLCRGLPSQREDGNPCDFDWREVEILMFLSAIVMMKNRRSITVEQHIGNIFMFSKVANAILFFRLDIRMGLLYLTLCIVFLMTCKPPLYMGPEYIKYFSDKTIDEELERDKRVTWIVEFFANWSSECQSFAPIFADLSLKYNCSGLQFGKVDVGRYTDVSTRYKVSTSPLTKQLPTLILFQGGTEIMRRPQIDKKGRAVSWTFSEENVIREFNLNELYQKAKKQAKPREEGPEEPPAVPAAVPQQETKKDK
- the BTBD18 gene encoding BTB/POZ domain-containing protein 18 isoform X2, which translates into the protein MGSSAATPQLLYRSTRLLRTAFQHLHQQQQRADVFCDVVLWAEGEAVVAHCSVLSVCSPFFMEQLGRELPPKGCRVVLELAGLKIGVLRKLVRFFYTAELEVTQEEVHEVLAAARRLRITELESLQLWGGRLVRLGPQRQLDRSCLQSSQEAPAVVARATAEPGSACSGLSPQGQPRSLGRTQPSPIRRMRLRKVESRGCWEVVREAQPRPVPPAVPAGDVGVTEAQPPQGVDALEQGCQQAVPLGAPGSGTEEEEVDVGTGELFLPPGTVCLWPCPSSESEEEVDVLT
- the BTBD18 gene encoding BTB/POZ domain-containing protein 18 isoform X3, translated to MEQLGRELPPKGCRVVLELAGLKIGVLRKLVRFFYTAELEVTQEEVHEVLAAARRLRITELESLQLWGGRLVRLGPQRQLDRSCLQSSQEAPAVVARATAEPGSACSGLSPQGQPRSLGRTQPSPIRRMRLRKVESRGCWEVVREAQPRPVPPAVPAGDVGVTEAQPPQGVDALEQVSERSPPWQPPSANGMQKRGDSPVSQQGCQQAVPLGAPGSGTEEEEVDVGTGELFLPPGTVCLWPCPSSESEEEVDVLT